A genome region from Micromonospora peucetia includes the following:
- a CDS encoding RNA ligase RtcB family protein produces MSQHESLPQSAPATVTVFASPTSWIESGALTQCQQVAALDGMIHVAAMPDLHPGKGAPIGAAMASRVLYPFLVGSDIGCGIAVFPIRLRRAVPERLAARFPDLDRPLDPGQDADDPAWAVVRDDIPAGHVEGLGTVGRGNHFVELARVGTVFDPGHASRLGLDAGDLVLIVHTGSRGLGERILRAHTEVHGAGPAPDPAAYLAAHDEAVRWGSLNRRLLAARVAHALGAEPTEPVVDQCHNLVEVRDGVYLHRKGAAPGDGRDVLVAGTRGTLSYLVAAHAGPDANHSVAHGAGRKMSRADALRRSRAKHTVEELRRTPVGSLVVCGDRQLLFEEAPSAYKRIEHVITDLVDHGLATPVATTVPLITYKTPDVGSTARPDRRDDRRRRGRP; encoded by the coding sequence TTGTCTCAGCACGAGTCCCTACCGCAGTCCGCCCCGGCCACGGTCACCGTGTTCGCCTCCCCCACGAGCTGGATAGAATCCGGCGCCCTCACGCAGTGCCAACAGGTTGCCGCCCTCGACGGCATGATCCACGTCGCCGCCATGCCGGACCTGCACCCGGGCAAGGGTGCACCCATCGGCGCCGCCATGGCGTCGAGGGTGTTGTACCCGTTCCTGGTGGGCTCCGACATCGGCTGCGGCATCGCCGTGTTTCCGATCAGGCTCAGGCGGGCCGTGCCGGAGCGGCTCGCCGCCCGGTTCCCCGACCTCGACCGCCCGCTCGACCCTGGGCAGGACGCCGACGATCCCGCCTGGGCCGTCGTACGGGATGACATCCCCGCCGGTCACGTCGAAGGGCTCGGGACGGTCGGTCGGGGCAACCACTTCGTCGAGCTGGCGCGCGTCGGGACCGTCTTCGATCCGGGTCACGCGAGCCGTCTCGGGCTCGACGCCGGCGACCTCGTGCTCATCGTCCACACCGGTTCCCGGGGGCTGGGCGAGCGAATCCTGCGGGCGCACACCGAGGTCCACGGCGCGGGCCCCGCCCCTGATCCCGCCGCCTACCTGGCGGCGCACGACGAGGCCGTACGGTGGGGATCGCTCAACCGGCGGCTGCTCGCCGCCCGGGTCGCGCACGCCCTGGGGGCCGAGCCCACCGAGCCCGTCGTCGACCAGTGCCACAACCTGGTCGAGGTCCGCGACGGGGTCTACCTGCACCGCAAGGGCGCGGCGCCGGGCGACGGCCGTGACGTGCTCGTCGCCGGCACCCGGGGCACCCTCTCCTACCTCGTGGCCGCCCACGCCGGCCCGGACGCCAACCACTCGGTGGCGCACGGCGCCGGCCGCAAGATGTCACGCGCGGACGCCCTGCGCCGCAGCCGGGCCAAGCACACCGTCGAGGAACTGCGGCGCACCCCGGTGGGGTCGCTGGTGGTGTGCGGCGACCGTCAACTGCTCTTCGAGGAGGCGCCCTCGGCCTACAAACGCATCGAACACGTGATCACCGATCTCGTCGACCACGGCCTGGCCACACCCGTGGCCACCACGGTTCCCCTGATCACATACAAGACGCCCGACGTCGGGTCCACCGCCCGGCCGGACCGCCGCGACGACCGCCGCAGGCGGGGTCGGCCATGA
- the prfH gene encoding peptide chain release factor H, with product MSLHLLMSAGRGPQECAWALARLLHRLEADAARQGLTTHRVQTVPGDRPDSYRSALIRISGGDAEAFAASWTGTLCWQAPSPYRASTGRKNWYVVARPCQLDSPATTFAEADVDIVACRTGGPGGQHRNKASTAVRAAHRPSGIVVVVDTERQFSLNRRLALQLLRQRITRGDENAERAVVTARWRIHDELVRGDPTRVERPEPPGREPAPPQRTRQRRGGPDHREGSDRQGKFDRRSGVSAS from the coding sequence ATGAGCCTGCACCTGCTCATGTCCGCCGGGCGCGGCCCGCAGGAGTGTGCCTGGGCGCTGGCCCGGCTGCTGCACCGCCTGGAAGCCGACGCCGCCCGACAGGGCCTGACGACCCACCGGGTCCAGACCGTGCCCGGTGATCGGCCCGACTCCTACCGATCGGCCCTGATCCGGATCTCCGGCGGTGACGCCGAGGCGTTCGCCGCCTCTTGGACCGGCACCCTGTGCTGGCAGGCCCCCAGCCCCTACCGGGCGAGCACCGGCCGGAAGAACTGGTACGTCGTCGCCCGACCGTGCCAGCTCGACAGCCCGGCCACGACGTTCGCGGAAGCCGACGTCGACATCGTGGCCTGCCGTACCGGCGGCCCCGGCGGCCAGCACCGGAACAAGGCCAGCACGGCGGTACGGGCGGCCCACCGTCCCTCGGGCATCGTCGTCGTGGTCGACACGGAACGGCAGTTCAGCCTCAACCGCCGTCTCGCCCTCCAGCTGCTGCGACAGCGCATCACGCGTGGCGACGAGAACGCGGAGCGTGCCGTGGTCACGGCCCGATGGCGCATCCACGACGAACTCGTACGCGGCGACCCCACCCGGGTCGAACGCCCGGAACCGCCGGGGAGGGAACCGGCCCCACCGCAACGGACGCGGCAACGCCGAGGGGGCCCCGACCACCGAGAGGGCTCCGACCGCCAAGGGAAATTTGACCGCCGCTCGGGTGTGTCAGCCTCGTGA
- a CDS encoding macro domain-containing protein — protein MPVDREKSLLKVVLTDVNAKVVQAWRAAFADTPEVEIHKGSILTRSADAWVSPTNSRGRMDGGVDAAIKRHLGAGIQLRVQRAIRDQFGGSLPVGSAVCVPSGATEPRFLISTPTMEQSAQNVSETLNVALACAAAFQAIHMQNEKEPGSIASVVLVGMGAATGRVPARVCANLMWTGYTLFNDYHFRDYDDLRKTICEQLDDIGSRPEDERVRVMAPTTPEPRRSRG, from the coding sequence GTGCCCGTCGATCGCGAAAAGTCGCTGCTCAAGGTGGTCCTGACGGACGTCAACGCGAAGGTGGTGCAGGCGTGGCGGGCGGCGTTCGCCGACACCCCCGAGGTCGAGATCCACAAGGGCTCGATTCTCACCCGGTCCGCCGACGCCTGGGTCAGCCCGACCAACTCCCGGGGGCGGATGGACGGCGGCGTCGACGCGGCCATCAAACGGCACCTCGGAGCGGGGATCCAGCTGCGCGTCCAGCGGGCGATCCGCGACCAGTTCGGCGGGTCGCTGCCGGTGGGCAGCGCCGTCTGCGTGCCGTCGGGCGCGACCGAGCCGAGGTTCCTGATCTCGACCCCGACCATGGAGCAGTCGGCGCAGAACGTGAGCGAGACACTGAACGTGGCTCTGGCGTGCGCCGCCGCGTTCCAGGCCATCCACATGCAGAACGAAAAGGAGCCGGGCAGCATCGCATCGGTGGTGCTGGTCGGCATGGGCGCGGCGACCGGCCGGGTGCCGGCGCGGGTCTGCGCCAACCTGATGTGGACCGGCTACACGCTGTTCAACGACTACCACTTCCGCGACTACGACGACCTGCGGAAGACCATCTGCGAGCAGCTCGACGACATCGGCAGCCGCCCGGAGGATGAGCGGGTGCGGGTGATGGCTCCGACGACGCCAGAACCCCGTCGTTCACGAGGCTGA
- a CDS encoding ADP-ribosyltransferase domain-containing protein, producing MSDTAAPTPSDPDDPLALADLFTGGDEPWLPLVKPVIEAQPDAATFIGPGRSPMVVPVRELTFQALKPNPPHKWKVVVFGQNPYPRTESATGIAMFDNTFHNWDDSQFGRVVSIRCIIKAAAMWKHGIAKKTPIADIRALLREHDTVQPPEWFQAMLTQGVLLLNAALTASGDGAMATDRHTAFWRPVVETLVEEILKAKQHATDEKDRGVVFAWWGAHARSLKRVVLRLEKKYPDVEVRHIDHPNPAAQGDIFCDGNHFEDVNTALRTLGADEVDWLPRKGWSRSTANAGGTDAAMADRMGAFIASTMELHKLYLERLASVKDEGLALPAITGVFDTPLMDFRTAVAPVSRLLSGLDWHVEQSHQFGEKQADGAADDLSVDEVAALYLYTCESAFYRQINATLRNPDRSRIVPYLPYLRLLFSAVSRLPARTEPLWRGVSLDLRAQYPLGGTVTWWGVSSCTSKLSVAQGFLGGRGRRTLFEVRPVRAVGIRRFSAFTGEEEVILAPGTQLEVTDVKAERNGLCTVRLTELADQRQVA from the coding sequence ATGAGCGACACCGCCGCCCCCACCCCGTCCGATCCGGACGACCCGCTGGCCCTCGCCGACCTCTTCACCGGCGGCGACGAGCCGTGGCTGCCGTTGGTGAAGCCGGTCATCGAGGCGCAGCCGGACGCCGCAACGTTCATCGGTCCGGGCCGCAGTCCGATGGTGGTACCCGTGCGGGAACTGACCTTCCAGGCGCTCAAGCCCAACCCGCCGCACAAGTGGAAGGTCGTCGTCTTCGGGCAGAACCCGTACCCACGGACCGAGAGCGCCACCGGCATCGCCATGTTCGACAACACCTTCCACAACTGGGACGACAGCCAGTTCGGCAGGGTCGTCAGCATCCGCTGCATCATCAAGGCGGCGGCGATGTGGAAGCACGGCATTGCCAAGAAGACGCCGATCGCCGACATCCGCGCCCTGCTGCGGGAACACGACACCGTGCAGCCGCCGGAGTGGTTCCAGGCGATGCTCACCCAGGGTGTGCTGCTGTTGAACGCGGCGCTCACCGCCAGCGGCGACGGGGCGATGGCCACCGACCGGCACACCGCGTTCTGGCGGCCGGTCGTCGAAACCCTGGTCGAGGAGATCCTGAAGGCCAAGCAGCACGCCACCGACGAGAAGGACCGGGGCGTGGTGTTCGCGTGGTGGGGCGCGCACGCCCGCAGCCTCAAGCGAGTGGTGCTCCGGCTCGAGAAGAAGTACCCGGACGTCGAGGTCCGCCACATCGACCACCCCAACCCGGCGGCGCAGGGCGACATCTTCTGCGACGGAAACCACTTCGAGGACGTGAACACGGCGCTCAGGACGCTGGGCGCCGACGAGGTCGACTGGCTGCCCCGCAAGGGGTGGAGCCGATCGACGGCCAACGCCGGCGGCACGGACGCGGCCATGGCCGACCGGATGGGTGCCTTCATCGCCTCCACGATGGAACTGCACAAGCTCTACCTCGAACGGCTCGCCAGTGTGAAGGACGAAGGGCTCGCCCTTCCCGCGATCACCGGCGTGTTCGACACCCCGCTGATGGACTTCCGTACGGCCGTCGCCCCGGTGTCCAGGCTGCTGTCCGGGCTCGACTGGCACGTCGAGCAGTCGCACCAGTTCGGCGAGAAGCAGGCGGACGGCGCGGCCGACGACCTCTCCGTCGACGAGGTCGCGGCCCTCTACCTCTACACCTGCGAGTCGGCGTTCTACCGGCAGATCAACGCCACCCTGCGTAACCCGGACCGCAGTCGGATCGTCCCGTACCTGCCGTACCTGCGACTGCTGTTCTCGGCCGTGTCACGGCTGCCGGCCCGCACGGAGCCGCTGTGGCGCGGGGTTTCGCTGGACCTACGGGCGCAGTATCCCCTCGGCGGGACCGTGACGTGGTGGGGCGTCTCGTCGTGCACGTCGAAGCTCAGCGTGGCCCAGGGGTTCCTCGGTGGTCGCGGCAGGCGGACGCTCTTCGAGGTGCGACCCGTGCGGGCGGTGGGCATCCGGCGGTTCTCCGCGTTCACCGGCGAGGAGGAGGTCATCCTCGCCCCCGGCACGCAACTCGAGGTGACCGATGTGAAGGCGGAACGCAACGGCCTGTGCACCGTCAGGCTGACCGAACTGGCCGACCAACGCCAGGTGGCGTGA
- a CDS encoding BCCT family transporter translates to MTVSAAGPATDDNSPPGEVSPQPERRPQGIDRTVLGVAAAVSVLFVGWGIVATDNLASVTGTALDWVARSFGWVFVLASAGFVVLSIWLALSRYGRIKLGRDDDKPEFSTVSWVAMMFSAGMGIGLMFWGAAEPLSHLGTPPRGLNEANSQQAAREAMEYSFFHWALHPWAIYAVVGLTLAYFTFRKGRRSLISSAFFPLIGERADRGPGRAIDIFAIFATLFGSAVSLGLGALQINSGLTNLWDVPTSTPLAIGIIAVLTVAFVVSAVTGVKRGIQFLSNTNMVLAVALMFFLLVVGPTVFILNTLTASTGGYLFDLVPMSFRTGAFGGEQWMAGWTIFYWAWWISWTPFVGAFIARISKGRTIRQFVLGVVAIPSLVSIVWFSVFGGTAIDLQLNGTDLSAAVKESPEAALFAVLREFPFFTVTAILVMVLVGLFFVSGADAASVVMGTLSSRGNLEPKTWLVSMWGVLTGLVAAVLLLAGGLSALQSLTILAALPFLFVMVGMVVGLLRELRREPPEATMAPELRALVIATAPPTATTPDAS, encoded by the coding sequence ATGACCGTGTCTGCCGCAGGTCCGGCAACCGACGACAACTCCCCGCCGGGCGAGGTGTCACCCCAGCCGGAGCGCCGTCCGCAGGGCATCGACCGGACGGTGCTGGGCGTCGCCGCCGCGGTGTCCGTGCTCTTCGTCGGGTGGGGCATCGTGGCCACCGACAACCTGGCCTCGGTCACCGGCACCGCGCTCGACTGGGTGGCCCGGTCGTTCGGCTGGGTCTTCGTGCTGGCCAGCGCCGGCTTCGTGGTGCTGTCGATCTGGCTGGCGCTCAGCCGGTACGGCCGGATCAAGCTCGGCCGCGACGACGACAAGCCCGAGTTCTCCACCGTCTCCTGGGTGGCGATGATGTTCAGCGCCGGCATGGGCATCGGCCTGATGTTCTGGGGCGCCGCCGAGCCGCTGTCCCACCTGGGAACCCCGCCGCGCGGCCTCAACGAGGCGAACTCCCAGCAGGCCGCGCGGGAGGCCATGGAGTACTCCTTCTTCCACTGGGCGCTGCACCCGTGGGCGATCTATGCCGTGGTGGGGCTGACGCTGGCCTACTTCACCTTCCGCAAGGGCCGGCGCAGCCTGATCAGCAGCGCCTTCTTCCCGCTCATCGGGGAGCGCGCCGACCGGGGACCAGGCAGGGCCATCGACATCTTCGCGATCTTCGCGACGCTGTTCGGATCGGCCGTCTCCCTCGGTCTGGGCGCACTCCAGATCAACAGCGGCCTGACGAACCTCTGGGACGTACCGACGTCCACCCCACTGGCGATCGGCATCATCGCGGTGCTCACCGTGGCGTTCGTGGTTTCCGCCGTCACGGGCGTCAAGCGGGGCATCCAGTTCCTCTCGAACACCAACATGGTGCTCGCGGTGGCGCTGATGTTCTTCCTGCTCGTGGTGGGCCCGACGGTCTTCATCCTCAACACGCTCACCGCGTCGACCGGCGGGTACCTCTTCGACCTCGTCCCGATGAGCTTCCGTACCGGCGCCTTCGGCGGCGAGCAGTGGATGGCCGGCTGGACCATCTTCTACTGGGCCTGGTGGATCTCCTGGACCCCGTTCGTCGGCGCCTTCATCGCCCGCATCTCCAAGGGCCGCACCATCCGGCAGTTCGTCCTCGGTGTGGTGGCCATCCCGAGCCTCGTCAGCATCGTCTGGTTCTCGGTGTTCGGCGGAACCGCCATCGACCTGCAACTCAACGGCACCGACCTGTCGGCCGCGGTGAAGGAGAGCCCGGAGGCGGCGCTCTTCGCGGTCCTGCGGGAGTTCCCGTTCTTCACCGTCACCGCGATCCTGGTGATGGTGCTGGTGGGGCTCTTCTTCGTCAGCGGCGCCGACGCCGCCTCGGTGGTGATGGGCACGCTCTCCTCACGCGGCAACCTGGAGCCGAAGACCTGGCTGGTCTCGATGTGGGGTGTGCTGACCGGCCTGGTGGCCGCGGTGCTGCTGCTCGCCGGCGGGCTGTCCGCCCTGCAGTCGCTGACCATCCTCGCCGCGTTGCCGTTCCTGTTCGTGATGGTCGGCATGGTCGTCGGGCTGCTGCGCGAGTTGCGTCGCGAACCCCCCGAAGCCACGATGGCTCCGGAGCTGCGCGCCCTCGTGATCGCCACCGCACCACCGACCGCTACGACGCCTGACGCCTCCTGA